From the Primulina tabacum isolate GXHZ01 chromosome 15, ASM2559414v2, whole genome shotgun sequence genome, one window contains:
- the LOC142525791 gene encoding uncharacterized protein LOC142525791 — translation MGKSLHKFSFLSSFLVLATLLHGISAFKYKVTNNAKNTPGGARFDKEIGVTFALKIMDDANKFIWKVFEQRTSADRHNVPVLNLFISDIQGPFMAYTNFDNINFSASAIQNYFPPGKASSRFHFTSIMYHEMTHIFQWSGNRTAPGGLTEGVADYIMVKSKIYDASTYTKPGSGSRWDEGYGVTERFLEYCDGLRKGFTVALNKKMRFAYSDNYFMDLLGKPLDQLWKDYKAKYGKFQSKVFVSLKSRQGLIQSKSNVVEYVAFLV, via the coding sequence ATGGGAAAATCCCTCCATAAATTTAGTTTCCTCTCCTCTTTTCTTGTTCTAGCGACCCTTCTACATGGCATTTCTGCATTCAAATACAAAGTCACAAACAACGCCAAGAACACTCCCGGCGGCGCCCGATTCGACAAAGAAATCGGTGTTACATTCGCCTTAAAAATaatggatgatgccaacaaattcATATGGAAAGTCTTTGAACAACGCACTAGCGCTGACAGACACAACGTGCCCGTTTTAAATCTATTCATCTCGGATATTCAAGGTCCATTTATGGCCTATACAAATTTTGACAACATTAATTTTAGTGCTTCAGCCATACAAAATTACTTCCCTCCAGGAAAGGCAAGTTCGAGATTCCATTTCACCTCAATAATGTACCATGAAATGACACATATTTTCCAATGGTCCGGAAACAGGACCGCTCCCGGAGGACTGACCGAGGGAGTCGCGGATTATATCATGGTCAAATCGAAAATCTACGATGCTTCTACGTATACGAAACCCGGCTCGGGTTCGAGATGGGATGAAGGGTATGGTGTCACCGAGCGTTTTTTGGAGTATTGTGATGGTTTGAGAAAAGGGTTCACTGTGGCATTGAACAAGAAGATGAGATTTGCTTATAGTGATAATTATTTTATGGATTTGTTGGGAAAACCTTTGGATCAGCTTTGGAAAGATTATAAGGCCAAGTATGGTAAATTTCAGTCTAAAGTATTTGTATCACTGAAATCTAGGCAAGGTTTGATACAATCCAAATCAAATGTAGTGGAATATGTAGCATTTCTTGTATGA